One window of the Burkholderia ubonensis subsp. mesacidophila genome contains the following:
- a CDS encoding efflux RND transporter periplasmic adaptor subunit, whose translation MSGGHFTCVLRCAAALAVVAAVLAGGCGPSQPSAPRADPAAKQTANPAANQAAARTGDPTDSATAVHAALGVTVVAPDVRDWETREQASGAVAAYDEIELTAPGDLPLAAVDARVGDRVRKGQALARFDTAGLAVKRADADAAVAEANARLAQASAQLEGARALDATGSISRQELIKAQTQEKVSIAQLAGARARLAGIELQLRRATVRAPDDGVVAASKAIEGAVPAAGATLFKLIRGGRLEWRAQLGANALAAVRPGQPAELARADGGAARGIVRQVSPVLDKATLAGIVYVDLPADAGLQAGGFVSGAIVTGRTQALTLPDSAVVARDGFHYAWTVDARHRVHAVKLVRGRAQGGRVEVLAGLRPDERVVASGAGLLDEGDVVTIVAHGAPIAASAPASAPVRVAGNGSAP comes from the coding sequence ATGAGCGGCGGGCACTTTACGTGTGTTCTCCGGTGCGCGGCAGCGCTCGCCGTTGTCGCCGCGGTGCTCGCGGGCGGGTGCGGACCGTCGCAGCCGTCCGCGCCGCGTGCCGATCCGGCCGCGAAGCAAACCGCGAACCCGGCAGCAAACCAGGCCGCTGCCCGAACCGGCGATCCGACCGATTCCGCAACCGCCGTCCACGCCGCGCTTGGCGTGACCGTCGTCGCGCCCGACGTGCGGGACTGGGAGACGCGCGAGCAGGCGAGCGGCGCCGTCGCCGCGTACGACGAGATCGAGTTGACGGCGCCCGGCGACTTGCCGCTCGCGGCCGTCGACGCGCGCGTCGGCGACCGGGTCCGCAAAGGGCAGGCGCTCGCGCGCTTCGACACGGCCGGCCTCGCGGTGAAGCGCGCCGATGCCGATGCGGCCGTCGCCGAGGCGAATGCGCGGCTCGCGCAGGCGAGCGCGCAGCTCGAAGGCGCCAGGGCGCTCGACGCAACCGGCTCGATCAGCCGGCAGGAGCTGATCAAGGCGCAAACGCAGGAGAAGGTGAGCATCGCCCAGCTGGCGGGCGCGCGGGCGCGTCTCGCGGGCATCGAGCTGCAGTTGCGCCGCGCGACGGTGCGGGCGCCCGACGACGGCGTGGTCGCGGCCAGCAAGGCGATCGAAGGCGCGGTGCCCGCCGCCGGCGCGACGCTGTTCAAGCTGATCCGCGGCGGCCGGCTCGAATGGCGCGCGCAGCTGGGCGCGAACGCGCTCGCCGCGGTGCGCCCGGGGCAGCCCGCCGAACTCGCGCGCGCGGACGGCGGCGCCGCGCGCGGCATCGTCCGCCAGGTGTCGCCCGTGCTCGACAAGGCGACGCTCGCGGGCATCGTCTACGTCGACCTGCCGGCGGACGCCGGCTTGCAGGCGGGCGGCTTCGTGTCCGGCGCGATCGTGACGGGGCGCACGCAAGCGCTCACGCTGCCCGATTCGGCGGTGGTCGCGCGCGACGGCTTTCATTACGCATGGACGGTCGACGCGCGCCATCGCGTGCACGCGGTCAAGCTCGTGCGCGGCCGCGCGCAGGGTGGGCGCGTCGAGGTGCTCGCGGGCTTGCGGCCGGACGAGCGCGTCGTCGCGTCGGGCGCGGGCCTGCTCGACGAAGGCGACGTGGTGACGATCGTCGCGCACGGCGCGCCCATCGCCGCAAGCGCGCCTGCGTCCGCACCCGTGCGCGTCGCCGGGAACGGGAGCGCGCCGTGA
- a CDS encoding efflux RND transporter permease subunit: protein MNFLEWSVRRPLPTILLFALLCIGGALGFRALPVAELPSVDAPVIAIDASLPGATPSQLERDVTRPIEQGVAGLGAVKRVLSRVTDGRSHTTVQFALEADPRDALERVRAAVGRMRGRLPPDMPEPVVAQERIERVLLVYAVSSARLDPVDLSWFVDSTLSKALLAVPGVARVVRQGGVDRQIDVALNPVALQGLRIDAGDVAKQVRARLADTPAARVDIDGRAQSVRMAQAGGGVAALGALDLPLGDSRRATLADLATIRDAIANPTQITLLDGRPVVGVQVMQAPGADEVRVAQGVRDAIERLRRAHPGVDVRGVADYVEPIQRVFDGAMSALYEGCVLAVVIVWLFLRDWRATLVSASALPLSILPAFLAMAWLGFSLNQLTMLSLILVIGVLVDDAIVEVENIARHLGDGKPPRVAALDGAREIGVAVIATSLTLVAVFLPTAFMNGAIGRYFKQFGWTAAAAVLASLAVARMLTPMMAAYGLRRAPPPHDDSRAMRGYLACVRWCVARPWRCLLVGAAFVCASVVALAALPKAFLPAQDRAEIVVGVQAPPGSDLDATRAAVDAARRAAAGMTEIASVYATIGERGAAGDATDSAVLTFALTPAGSRARSQAQVEAALAGRFAAVPGVRFTVGDKQTDKVMSIVLSSRDGGLLDETARRVERALRAAPGLGAVASTAAARRPALGVVLDGPRAAALGVTREAAADALRVATAGDAPERLPRLDVGGRQVPVRVHVADRANGGLDAGDWLSRLPVPGRDGSVPLSSVARLVEDSEPAQIDRREGERYVTLDVGLAGRPLGDVIAQVDRLPALRDLPAGVRRSASGDAESLDELFGGFYYAMLFGLASVYAILVLLFGGFVLPATVLVALPLSLGGAAAMLALCGLSLSLASLVGLLMLMGLCTKNSILLVQYVLVARERQRLSRVDAIVDACRKRARPIAMTTFAMMGGLLPLAFDAQGDVFRSAMAITVIGGLVTSTALSLLLVPVAFVLLDALQAGLARRLASRAGEAAHGGVREGADHLDDRDAHGERARGLAVSQDHVQ from the coding sequence GTGAACTTTCTCGAATGGTCGGTGCGCCGGCCGCTGCCGACGATCCTGCTGTTCGCGCTGCTGTGCATCGGCGGCGCGCTCGGCTTTCGCGCGCTGCCGGTCGCCGAGCTGCCGAGCGTCGATGCGCCCGTCATCGCGATCGACGCGAGCCTGCCCGGCGCGACGCCGTCGCAGCTCGAGCGCGACGTGACGCGGCCGATCGAGCAGGGCGTCGCGGGGCTCGGCGCGGTCAAGCGCGTGCTGTCGCGCGTAACGGACGGCCGGTCGCACACGACGGTCCAGTTCGCGCTCGAAGCCGACCCGCGCGACGCGCTCGAGCGCGTGCGCGCCGCGGTCGGCCGCATGCGCGGCCGCCTGCCGCCGGACATGCCGGAGCCCGTCGTCGCGCAGGAGCGCATCGAGCGCGTGCTGCTCGTCTACGCGGTGTCGTCGGCGCGGCTCGATCCGGTGGACCTGTCGTGGTTCGTCGACTCGACGCTCAGCAAGGCGCTGCTCGCGGTGCCGGGCGTCGCGCGGGTCGTGCGGCAGGGCGGCGTGGACCGGCAGATCGACGTCGCGTTGAATCCCGTCGCGCTGCAGGGGCTGCGCATCGATGCGGGCGACGTCGCGAAGCAGGTGCGCGCGCGGCTCGCGGATACGCCCGCCGCGCGCGTCGACATCGACGGCCGCGCGCAATCGGTGCGGATGGCGCAGGCGGGCGGCGGCGTCGCGGCGCTCGGCGCGCTCGACCTGCCGCTGGGCGACAGCCGGCGCGCGACGCTCGCCGACCTCGCGACGATCCGCGACGCGATCGCGAACCCGACGCAGATCACGCTTCTCGACGGCCGGCCGGTGGTCGGCGTGCAGGTGATGCAGGCGCCGGGCGCGGACGAGGTGCGCGTCGCGCAGGGCGTGCGCGACGCGATCGAGCGGCTGCGGCGCGCGCACCCGGGCGTCGACGTGCGCGGCGTCGCGGACTACGTCGAGCCGATCCAGCGCGTGTTCGACGGCGCGATGTCCGCGCTGTACGAAGGCTGCGTGCTCGCCGTCGTGATCGTGTGGCTGTTCCTGCGAGACTGGCGCGCGACGCTCGTGTCGGCGTCGGCGCTGCCGCTGTCGATCCTGCCGGCGTTTCTCGCGATGGCGTGGCTCGGCTTCTCGCTCAACCAGTTGACGATGCTCTCGCTGATTCTCGTGATCGGCGTGCTCGTCGACGACGCGATCGTCGAAGTCGAGAACATCGCGCGCCACCTCGGCGACGGCAAGCCGCCGCGCGTTGCCGCGCTCGACGGCGCGCGCGAGATCGGCGTCGCGGTGATCGCGACGTCGCTCACGCTCGTCGCGGTGTTCCTGCCGACCGCGTTCATGAACGGCGCGATCGGACGCTACTTCAAGCAGTTCGGCTGGACCGCGGCGGCCGCCGTGCTCGCGTCGCTCGCGGTCGCGCGGATGCTCACGCCGATGATGGCCGCGTACGGGCTGCGCCGCGCGCCGCCGCCACACGACGACAGCCGGGCGATGCGCGGCTATCTCGCCTGCGTGCGCTGGTGCGTCGCGCGGCCGTGGCGCTGCCTGCTGGTCGGCGCGGCGTTCGTCTGCGCGTCGGTCGTGGCGCTCGCGGCGCTGCCGAAGGCGTTCCTGCCTGCGCAGGATCGTGCGGAAATCGTCGTCGGCGTGCAGGCGCCGCCCGGCAGCGATCTCGACGCGACGCGCGCGGCGGTCGATGCGGCGCGGCGCGCGGCGGCGGGCATGACCGAGATCGCGTCGGTGTACGCGACGATCGGCGAGCGCGGCGCGGCGGGCGACGCGACCGATTCGGCCGTGCTGACGTTCGCGCTGACGCCGGCCGGCTCGCGCGCGCGCTCGCAGGCGCAGGTCGAGGCGGCGCTCGCGGGCCGCTTCGCCGCGGTGCCGGGCGTGCGCTTCACGGTCGGCGACAAGCAGACGGACAAGGTGATGTCGATCGTGCTGTCGAGCCGCGACGGCGGCCTGCTCGACGAGACCGCGCGCCGCGTCGAGCGGGCGCTGCGCGCGGCGCCCGGGCTCGGCGCGGTCGCGTCGACGGCGGCCGCGCGCCGGCCGGCGCTTGGCGTCGTGCTCGACGGGCCGCGCGCCGCCGCGCTCGGCGTCACGCGCGAAGCGGCGGCCGACGCGCTGCGGGTCGCGACCGCGGGCGACGCGCCCGAACGCCTGCCGCGGCTCGACGTCGGCGGCAGGCAGGTGCCGGTGCGCGTGCATGTGGCGGACAGGGCGAACGGGGGGCTCGACGCCGGCGACTGGCTGTCCCGGCTGCCCGTGCCGGGGCGCGACGGCAGCGTGCCGCTGTCGAGCGTCGCGCGGCTCGTCGAAGACAGCGAGCCCGCGCAGATCGACCGTCGCGAAGGCGAGCGCTACGTGACGCTCGACGTCGGGCTCGCGGGCCGCCCGCTCGGCGACGTGATCGCGCAGGTCGACCGGCTGCCGGCGCTGCGCGACCTGCCGGCCGGCGTGCGCCGCAGCGCGAGCGGCGACGCGGAATCGCTCGACGAGCTGTTCGGCGGCTTCTATTACGCGATGCTGTTCGGTCTCGCCAGCGTGTACGCGATCCTCGTGCTGCTGTTCGGCGGCTTCGTGCTGCCGGCGACGGTGCTGGTCGCGCTGCCGCTGTCGCTCGGCGGCGCGGCCGCGATGCTCGCGCTGTGCGGGCTCAGCCTGTCGCTCGCGTCGCTCGTCGGCCTGCTGATGCTGATGGGCCTGTGCACGAAGAACTCGATCCTGCTGGTGCAGTACGTGCTCGTCGCGCGCGAGCGGCAGCGGCTGTCGCGCGTCGACGCGATCGTCGACGCGTGCCGCAAGCGCGCGCGGCCGATCGCGATGACGACGTTCGCGATGATGGGTGGGCTGCTGCCGCTCGCGTTCGATGCGCAGGGCGACGTGTTCCGCTCGGCGATGGCGATCACCGTGATCGGCGGCCTCGTCACGTCGACCGCGCTGAGCCTGCTGCTCGTGCCCGTTGCGTTCGTGCTGCTCGACGCGTTGCAGGCGGGGCTCGCGAGGCGGCTCGCGTCGCGTGCTGGCGAAGCGGCGCATGGCGGGGTTCGTGAAGGCGCGGATCATCTGGACGATCGCGACGCTCACGGCGAGCGCGCACGTGGTCTTGCCGTGTCACAAGACCACGTGCAGTAG
- a CDS encoding AMP-binding protein, with amino-acid sequence MDDFCRANLPPIEDWPKFVLDLPGLQFPQFLNCAAALLDAAVEDRGWADRVAIRTESGVTWSYRELRDTSNRIASMLVHDAGLVAGNRVLLHGTNHPFLAAAWFGVVKAGGVVVTTMPKLRAGELSTVIDRAKVTHAICEGALSAELDAAMTRMQWRGDVRRYETEDAGPHAGWLNDYSAAFTAAETRADDPCLIAFTSGTTGEPKATVHFHRDVMAACHCFPQHVLKPTADDVFCGSPPLAFTFGLGALLLFPVSVGASVVLLPKANPERLLAAVARHRVSILFTAPAAYRVMLDHLDDHDLSSLRKCVAAGEALPPWTREAWRERTGMHLIDGIGATEMLHIFASTGDTESRAGTLGKAVPGYRLAILDEQGRCLPPNQIGFLAVQGPTGCRYLNDARQRDYVKHGWNLTGDAAYLDDEGYLFYQARADDMIITSGYTVSPGEVEQALLRHPDVAECAVVGQIDEWGGTLICAHVVLQPGIDGSEALTTQLQQHVKGVIASYKCPHRVAYHTGGLPRNESGKLRRAALRQEANGAMRSPNHSVRNELVTL; translated from the coding sequence ATGGACGACTTTTGCCGCGCGAACTTGCCCCCGATCGAGGATTGGCCGAAATTCGTCCTTGATTTGCCGGGGCTGCAGTTTCCGCAATTTCTCAATTGCGCCGCCGCGCTGCTGGATGCCGCAGTCGAGGACCGGGGCTGGGCGGATCGCGTTGCGATCAGGACCGAGTCGGGCGTGACGTGGTCGTATCGCGAATTGCGCGATACGAGCAACCGGATCGCCAGCATGCTGGTCCACGATGCCGGCCTGGTGGCCGGCAACCGGGTGCTGTTGCACGGCACCAACCACCCGTTCCTCGCCGCGGCGTGGTTCGGCGTGGTCAAGGCGGGCGGCGTGGTCGTCACGACGATGCCGAAGCTGCGCGCGGGCGAACTGTCGACCGTCATCGACCGGGCCAAGGTCACGCACGCGATCTGCGAAGGCGCGCTGTCGGCCGAACTCGACGCGGCGATGACGCGCATGCAATGGCGCGGCGATGTCCGGCGCTACGAGACGGAGGACGCCGGTCCGCACGCGGGCTGGCTCAACGACTATTCCGCTGCATTCACGGCCGCCGAGACGCGCGCGGACGATCCTTGCCTCATCGCGTTCACGTCGGGGACGACCGGGGAACCGAAGGCGACCGTCCATTTTCATCGCGACGTGATGGCGGCCTGCCACTGCTTTCCGCAGCACGTGCTCAAGCCCACCGCCGACGACGTCTTCTGCGGATCGCCGCCGCTCGCGTTCACGTTCGGCCTCGGCGCGCTGCTGCTGTTTCCGGTCAGCGTCGGCGCGAGCGTCGTGCTGTTGCCGAAAGCCAACCCGGAACGTCTGCTGGCGGCCGTCGCCCGGCATCGGGTCAGCATCCTGTTTACGGCGCCGGCGGCCTATCGGGTCATGCTCGACCATCTCGACGATCACGACCTCTCGTCGCTGCGCAAATGCGTGGCGGCCGGTGAAGCGCTGCCGCCCTGGACGCGCGAGGCTTGGCGCGAGCGGACCGGGATGCACCTGATCGACGGGATCGGGGCGACCGAGATGCTGCATATCTTTGCGTCGACGGGCGACACCGAATCCAGGGCAGGCACGCTCGGCAAGGCGGTGCCCGGCTACCGCCTGGCCATCCTGGACGAGCAGGGCCGATGCCTGCCGCCCAATCAGATCGGCTTTCTGGCCGTGCAGGGGCCGACCGGGTGCCGCTACCTGAACGACGCGCGGCAACGCGACTACGTCAAGCACGGCTGGAACCTGACGGGGGACGCCGCCTACCTGGACGACGAAGGCTATCTGTTCTATCAGGCGCGCGCGGACGACATGATCATCACGTCCGGCTACACGGTGTCGCCCGGCGAAGTGGAGCAAGCGCTGCTGCGCCATCCCGATGTCGCCGAATGCGCGGTCGTCGGACAGATCGACGAATGGGGCGGCACGCTCATCTGCGCGCACGTCGTGCTGCAGCCGGGAATCGACGGCTCGGAGGCGTTGACGACGCAGCTGCAGCAGCACGTCAAGGGCGTGATCGCGTCGTACAAATGTCCGCATCGGGTCGCGTACCACACCGGCGGTTTGCCGCGCAACGAATCGGGCAAGTTGCGCCGCGCCGCGCTCAGGCAGGAGGCCAATGGCGCGATGCGTTCTCCGAATCACTCCGTCCGAAACGAGCTCGTCACCCTATGA
- a CDS encoding beta-ketoacyl-[acyl-carrier-protein] synthase family protein: MKILGAAVALPGAATAAQPYANDYAVKAARQALLQAGCLPSELDLIVSLSISPSRMADAPAIAGPRLAHPVQRDLRARHAAVFDLLDADWTLALDLAQSHCRQLGYRRALVVRAEALADVEQVATSGFADGAGAIVLTPSAHDRGHASSYADLESPPFATLDAIPARRVNGALSLARFESRFDHATGRFDVEPVNAAAAVRAMVDDVQSRIDRPVARLFCESWMSGWPSIAAGAGGDCRVEVVAGSADIPNPFQLPAWLASRVAASMSLRDDEHTVVAMTLDPFRPRIACSTMEV, from the coding sequence ATGAAAATTCTTGGAGCCGCGGTGGCCCTGCCGGGTGCAGCGACCGCTGCGCAACCCTATGCCAACGATTACGCCGTCAAGGCAGCCCGGCAGGCGCTGCTGCAAGCCGGTTGCCTGCCGTCGGAACTGGATCTGATCGTCAGCCTGTCGATTTCGCCCAGCCGGATGGCGGACGCGCCGGCGATCGCCGGGCCGCGGCTGGCGCACCCCGTGCAGCGCGACCTGCGTGCGCGCCATGCGGCCGTGTTCGACCTGCTCGACGCGGACTGGACGCTCGCGCTCGATCTCGCGCAGAGCCATTGCCGGCAGCTCGGCTATCGACGCGCGCTCGTGGTTCGCGCGGAAGCGCTCGCGGATGTCGAGCAGGTCGCCACGAGCGGCTTCGCCGACGGCGCGGGGGCGATCGTCCTGACGCCTTCCGCCCATGACCGCGGCCATGCCAGCAGCTACGCGGACCTCGAGTCGCCCCCGTTCGCGACGCTCGACGCGATTCCCGCGCGGCGCGTGAACGGCGCCCTGTCGCTGGCCCGGTTCGAGAGCCGGTTCGATCACGCCACCGGCCGATTCGACGTTGAACCGGTCAATGCGGCCGCCGCGGTGCGCGCGATGGTCGACGACGTGCAAAGCCGCATCGACCGGCCCGTCGCCAGGCTGTTTTGCGAATCGTGGATGAGCGGATGGCCGTCGATCGCCGCCGGCGCGGGGGGCGATTGCCGCGTCGAGGTCGTCGCCGGGTCGGCTGACATCCCGAACCCGTTCCAGCTGCCCGCGTGGCTCGCGTCCCGCGTCGCAGCTTCGATGTCGTTGCGTGACGATGAACATACGGTGGTCGCCATGACGCTGGATCCGTTCAGGCCGCGCATCGCCTGCAGCACGATGGAGGTCTGA
- a CDS encoding 3-oxoacyl-ACP synthase III family protein, which translates to MVHNVRIASLACRLPARQVPNDDPVFAGVEPIPAEWWQFWGIESRYMIDPDAGESELALAERTARDALARAGVEPAELDLVLFNMTSPFVTHADGRRRFAPRLARALRDRLGATRALDADVEMECASFVLQLQIATNLIKQGRVKRALVCSSERMSAVVDYTTKSSTNFGDGAAAAVLVAEPANPQGANWLDAAYHSDGTRYDLATIQWRNARAPADDDAASDADNPFGAYFTLKPEAQEAISRFMPLAIPDIVERLLHRSGIAIADIDAMVFHQPSALLVRSWAQRLGLKPDQFVIRVADCACLVSAAVPFALYESIRQGVIRPGSLVVLAGAGAGWGFGAQLWRWGETVVTDADDAVAAVTEQEVRA; encoded by the coding sequence ATGGTGCACAACGTCCGAATCGCAAGTCTCGCGTGCCGCTTGCCGGCACGCCAGGTCCCCAACGACGATCCCGTGTTCGCGGGCGTCGAGCCCATTCCGGCGGAGTGGTGGCAATTCTGGGGCATCGAATCGCGCTACATGATCGATCCCGATGCCGGCGAATCCGAGCTTGCGCTGGCCGAGCGCACGGCGCGCGACGCGCTCGCCCGCGCCGGCGTGGAGCCCGCCGAACTCGATCTGGTGCTGTTCAACATGACGTCGCCGTTCGTCACGCACGCCGACGGCCGGCGCCGTTTCGCGCCGCGGCTGGCCCGTGCGCTGCGCGACCGGCTCGGCGCCACGCGCGCGCTCGACGCCGACGTCGAGATGGAATGCGCGAGCTTCGTGCTGCAACTGCAGATCGCCACCAACCTCATCAAGCAGGGACGGGTGAAGCGGGCGCTGGTGTGCTCGTCGGAGCGCATGTCGGCGGTGGTCGACTACACCACCAAGTCGTCGACGAACTTCGGCGACGGCGCGGCCGCGGCCGTGCTCGTCGCCGAGCCGGCCAATCCCCAAGGTGCGAATTGGCTGGATGCCGCGTATCACAGCGATGGAACGCGCTACGACCTTGCGACGATACAGTGGCGCAACGCCCGGGCCCCGGCAGACGACGATGCGGCGAGCGACGCCGACAACCCGTTCGGTGCGTATTTCACGCTCAAGCCCGAAGCGCAGGAGGCGATCTCGCGTTTCATGCCCCTGGCCATTCCCGATATCGTCGAGCGGCTGTTGCACCGGAGCGGGATCGCCATCGCCGACATCGACGCGATGGTGTTCCACCAGCCGTCGGCGCTGCTCGTGCGTTCATGGGCGCAGCGGCTCGGGCTCAAGCCGGATCAATTCGTGATACGCGTGGCCGATTGCGCGTGCCTCGTGTCGGCCGCCGTGCCGTTCGCGCTGTATGAGTCGATCCGGCAGGGCGTGATCCGGCCGGGATCGCTGGTGGTGCTTGCCGGTGCGGGCGCCGGCTGGGGCTTCGGCGCGCAATTGTGGCGCTGGGGCGAAACCGTCGTGACCGATGCGGACGACGCCGTCGCCGCCGTGACCGAACAGGAGGTCCGGGCATGA
- a CDS encoding ketoacyl-ACP synthase III, with amino-acid sequence MSARLVIAGMGHALPERIVSNDEVAGMIDTSDAFIRERTGVVARRYLAPDQHLADLACPAAERAMADAGVTPHDVDLLIVNTLSPDHHDPSQACYIQPRLGLREVPCFDIRAQCSGGLYGIEIARHFLASGLYRNVLLICAEALSRRIDTSNAGRNLSILLSDGAAALLLQATDDPARGLIDLSLGADGTQFDLLITEAPGARRPRFIDGDDIAAGRHHFRMKGGPMFEDATRRIVDACRQMLDKHRLTTGDIGLVVPHQPNLRILDAVIGQLGLPRERCMISVDQLGNMASAAFPVALALAREQGRMPAGQLNLLVTYGAGATWACALYRS; translated from the coding sequence ATGAGCGCCAGACTCGTCATCGCCGGGATGGGCCACGCGCTGCCGGAACGGATCGTCAGCAACGACGAGGTCGCCGGCATGATCGACACCAGCGACGCGTTCATTCGCGAACGCACCGGCGTCGTGGCGCGACGCTATCTCGCCCCCGACCAGCATCTGGCGGATCTCGCGTGCCCGGCCGCCGAACGGGCGATGGCCGACGCCGGCGTGACGCCGCACGACGTCGACCTGCTGATCGTCAATACGCTGTCGCCGGATCATCACGACCCGTCGCAAGCGTGCTACATCCAGCCCCGGCTCGGCTTGCGCGAGGTGCCGTGCTTCGACATCCGCGCGCAATGCAGCGGCGGGCTCTACGGGATCGAGATCGCGCGCCATTTCCTCGCGAGCGGCCTGTATCGCAACGTGCTGCTGATTTGCGCCGAGGCGTTGTCGCGTCGGATCGACACCAGCAACGCCGGCCGCAACCTGTCGATCCTGCTGAGCGACGGCGCCGCCGCGCTGCTGCTGCAGGCGACGGACGACCCGGCGCGCGGCCTGATCGACCTGTCGCTCGGCGCCGACGGCACCCAGTTCGACCTGCTCATCACCGAGGCGCCCGGCGCGCGCCGCCCGCGCTTCATCGACGGCGACGACATCGCGGCCGGCCGGCATCATTTCCGGATGAAGGGCGGGCCGATGTTCGAGGACGCGACGCGGCGGATCGTCGACGCGTGCCGGCAGATGCTCGACAAGCACCGGCTGACGACCGGGGATATAGGCCTGGTCGTGCCGCACCAGCCGAACCTGCGCATCCTCGACGCGGTCATCGGGCAACTCGGGCTGCCCCGCGAGCGCTGCATGATTTCCGTCGACCAGCTGGGCAACATGGCGAGCGCGGCGTTTCCGGTCGCGCTGGCCCTCGCGCGCGAGCAAGGCCGCATGCCGGCCGGACAGCTCAATCTCCTGGTGACCTACGGCGCGGGCGCGACCTGGGCCTGTGCCCTCTATCGGAGCTGA
- a CDS encoding MBL fold metallo-hydrolase translates to MLNDSPGWIDSRLALIGTADVPLYVIVNDEAATLIEGGLSGMTELVWRQLHDLLRDFGGIRHLRYWFVTHSHYDHCSLLTTLKSRMPWVHVSGSPDTYDAFQSPSACRTIRQLDAHASQSWDPPVGIDLTELPELLFYPVNPGTRLDIGDGMEIRAIALPGHSRCQFGYYCPQLDIGFVSDALGEFHGPTTWLPLVFQDLFAYRHSLDVIEQLEAPRLALGHHGILTGELARSAVRQARACLDARETDARAVRGNATAAHELAHEWTARYAARSERVVPRALHLKSMMRMIDLFHRAE, encoded by the coding sequence ATGCTGAACGATTCCCCGGGGTGGATCGATTCGCGGCTGGCGCTCATCGGCACGGCGGACGTGCCGCTGTACGTGATCGTCAACGACGAGGCCGCGACGCTGATCGAGGGCGGCCTGAGCGGGATGACGGAGCTCGTATGGCGGCAGCTTCACGACCTGCTGCGGGACTTCGGCGGCATCCGGCATTTGCGCTACTGGTTCGTCACCCACTCGCACTATGACCACTGCAGCTTGCTGACGACGCTCAAGTCGCGCATGCCGTGGGTTCATGTATCCGGGTCTCCCGACACCTACGATGCGTTCCAGAGTCCGTCGGCCTGCCGGACCATCCGCCAGCTCGACGCGCACGCATCGCAGTCCTGGGACCCGCCCGTCGGCATCGATCTCACCGAGTTGCCCGAGCTGCTGTTCTACCCCGTCAATCCGGGCACGCGGCTCGACATCGGCGACGGCATGGAGATTCGGGCGATCGCGCTCCCGGGCCACAGCCGCTGCCAGTTCGGCTACTACTGCCCGCAACTGGACATCGGCTTCGTGTCGGATGCCCTCGGCGAGTTTCACGGCCCCACCACCTGGTTGCCGCTGGTCTTTCAGGATCTGTTCGCGTATCGGCACTCGCTGGACGTCATCGAGCAACTGGAGGCGCCGCGGCTCGCGTTGGGCCACCACGGCATCCTCACGGGCGAGCTCGCGCGGTCGGCCGTGCGGCAGGCGCGCGCTTGTCTCGATGCGCGCGAGACCGACGCGCGCGCCGTGCGCGGCAATGCCACCGCCGCGCATGAGCTGGCCCATGAATGGACTGCGCGATACGCGGCAAGGAGTGAACGCGTGGTGCCGCGCGCGCTGCATCTCAAAAGCATGATGCGCATGATCGATCTGTTCCATCGCGCCGAATAG